A stretch of Ferribacterium limneticum DNA encodes these proteins:
- a CDS encoding 5-carboxymethyl-2-hydroxymuconate Delta-isomerase has product MPHLIFEITDNLNTPESDVPGLLKKANQVLIDQGGVFPTGGIRSRVIWLTDYCVADGSQPTDAFVHATLKIGAGRSDEAKKKTGDELFAMLSEHFASSFERHGLALSMEIAEFSEAGTWKKNNIHPRYKKN; this is encoded by the coding sequence ATGCCCCATCTGATCTTTGAAATCACCGACAACCTGAACACGCCGGAGAGCGACGTTCCAGGGCTGTTGAAGAAGGCCAACCAGGTGTTGATCGACCAGGGTGGGGTGTTCCCGACCGGCGGCATCCGCTCCCGCGTCATCTGGCTCACGGATTACTGCGTGGCCGACGGCAGCCAGCCGACTGATGCCTTCGTGCATGCCACGCTGAAGATTGGCGCCGGACGTTCCGACGAAGCCAAAAAGAAGACGGGCGACGAGCTGTTCGCGATGTTGAGCGAGCACTTCGCCTCCAGCTTCGAGCGTCACGGCCTGGCCCTGTCGATGGAAATTGCCGAGTTCAGCGAAGCCGGCACCTGGAAGAAAAACAACATTCACCCCCGCTACAAGAAGAACTGA
- the hpaD gene encoding 3,4-dihydroxyphenylacetate 2,3-dioxygenase: MGEIVMAIKCTHVPSMLISEQPGPAHGCRQAAIDAERELGRRAVELGVDTFIVFDTHWLVNAGYHINNNAVHKGNYTSHEFPHFIQDLPYEFPGNPELGDLIAEEATAMGVKTRAHQVASLDLEYGTILPMRYMNPEGKIKVVSIAGWSTFGSLEESRILGEALAKAVARSNSKVAIVASGSMSHQIWENRLVEQGFNSISREFNKQVDLRALQLWEGGEWDTFLRMLPEYAQYCTGEGKMHDTAMLFGAIGWDKYEGKAEIVCPYFESSGTGQVVVSLPVAGIPLVARGIGAEMPVS; encoded by the coding sequence ATGGGTGAAATCGTCATGGCCATCAAGTGCACACACGTGCCGTCGATGCTTATTTCCGAACAACCGGGCCCGGCCCACGGCTGCCGCCAGGCCGCCATCGATGCCGAGCGGGAGCTCGGCCGGCGCGCCGTCGAGCTCGGCGTCGACACCTTCATCGTGTTCGACACGCACTGGCTGGTCAACGCCGGCTACCACATCAACAACAATGCGGTGCACAAGGGCAACTACACCAGCCACGAGTTCCCGCACTTCATCCAGGACCTGCCCTACGAATTCCCGGGCAACCCGGAACTGGGCGACCTGATCGCCGAAGAAGCCACCGCCATGGGCGTCAAGACACGCGCCCACCAGGTAGCCTCGCTCGACCTGGAATACGGCACGATTTTGCCGATGCGCTACATGAACCCGGAAGGCAAGATCAAGGTTGTCTCGATCGCCGGCTGGAGCACCTTCGGCTCGCTCGAAGAGTCGCGCATCCTCGGCGAAGCGCTGGCCAAGGCCGTCGCCCGCAGCAACAGCAAGGTCGCCATCGTCGCCTCCGGCTCGATGTCGCACCAGATCTGGGAAAATCGCCTGGTCGAACAGGGCTTCAACAGCATCAGCCGCGAATTCAATAAACAGGTCGATCTGCGCGCCCTGCAACTGTGGGAAGGCGGCGAATGGGACACCTTCCTGCGCATGCTGCCCGAGTACGCTCAGTACTGCACCGGCGAAGGAAAGATGCACGACACCGCCATGCTGTTCGGCGCCATCGGCTGGGACAAGTACGAAGGCAAGGCCGAGATCGTCTGCCCCTACTTCGAAAGCTCGGGTACCGGCCAGGTCGTCGTTAGCTTGCCGGTTGCCGGAATTCCGCTGGTCGCCCGCGGTATTGGCGCCGAAATGCCGGTTTCCTGA
- the hpaD gene encoding 3,4-dihydroxyphenylacetate 2,3-dioxygenase has product MGKLVLAAKITHVPSMYLSEQDGPHKGCRQAAIDGHKEIARRMRELKVDTIVVFDTHWLVNSGYHVNCAPSWEGIYTSNELPHFIKNMPFSYQGNPALGHAIAETATAAGVHTRAHDATSLALEYGTLVPMRYMNEDKQFKVVSVSALCTVHNLADSIELGRAVRKAIEEKFEGNVAVLASGSLSHRFAQNGVSDQFLHKVWDPFLETVDHHVVELWKNGDWKTFCGMLPEYAVKCHGEGMMHDTAMLLGVLGAEDYQGKAEIVTPYFGSSGTGQINVVFPI; this is encoded by the coding sequence ATGGGAAAACTAGTACTTGCCGCCAAGATCACCCACGTTCCGTCGATGTATTTGTCGGAACAGGATGGCCCGCATAAAGGCTGCCGTCAGGCGGCCATCGACGGTCACAAGGAAATCGCCCGCCGCATGCGCGAACTGAAGGTCGACACCATCGTCGTCTTCGACACGCACTGGCTGGTCAATTCCGGCTACCACGTGAATTGTGCGCCGTCGTGGGAGGGTATCTACACCTCCAACGAGCTGCCGCACTTCATCAAGAACATGCCTTTCTCGTACCAGGGCAACCCGGCGCTCGGCCATGCCATTGCCGAAACGGCGACCGCCGCCGGCGTGCATACCCGCGCCCACGACGCGACCAGCCTGGCGCTGGAATACGGCACGCTGGTGCCGATGCGCTACATGAACGAGGACAAGCAGTTCAAGGTCGTCTCGGTATCGGCGCTGTGCACCGTGCATAACCTGGCCGATTCCATCGAACTGGGGCGTGCCGTGCGCAAGGCCATCGAGGAGAAGTTCGAGGGCAATGTCGCCGTGCTCGCTTCCGGTTCGCTGTCGCACCGCTTCGCCCAGAACGGCGTGTCCGACCAGTTCCTGCACAAGGTCTGGGACCCGTTCCTGGAAACCGTCGATCACCACGTCGTCGAACTGTGGAAGAACGGCGACTGGAAGACCTTCTGCGGCATGTTGCCGGAGTACGCGGTCAAGTGTCACGGCGAAGGAATGATGCACGACACGGCGATGCTGCTCGGCGTGCTCGGTGCCGAGGACTACCAGGGCAAGGCCGAAATCGTCACGCCTTACTTCGGCTCGTCCGGCACCGGCCAGATCAACGTCGTATTCCCCATTTAA
- the hpaE gene encoding 5-carboxymethyl-2-hydroxymuconate semialdehyde dehydrogenase: protein MIQHIINGQKVGSKETFETINPATGEVIDTVASGGQEEINAAVAAAKAAFPGWAATPVKERARLVRRLGELIAANVEPIADMETADCGQVTNQTKRVLIPRASDNFNYFAELILHMHGETYDSDTGHLNYTLWQPVGVCALISPWNVPFMTATWKTAPCLAFGNTAVMKMSELSPLTANRLGELALEAGIPAGVFNVVHGFGDKAGEPLVSHPDVRSISFTGSTATGNRIVKAAGLKKFSMELGGKSPFVIFDDADYERALDAAIFMIFSNNGERCTAGSRIIVQAGIYDKFVADFAARASRLVVGDPMDPNTVIGPMISKGHMDKVNYYIELGKQEGAKVVAGGGTPVVADKFKNGFWVQPTVFADVDNKMRIAQEEIFGPVPCIIRFKTEEEAVAIANDTIYGLSSYLWTNNTGRAIRLAKAIESGMTFVNSQNVRDLRQPFGGSKASGTGREGNHYSFEVFCEAKNIAVSYGSHHIPRWGV, encoded by the coding sequence ATGATCCAACACATCATCAACGGTCAGAAGGTCGGCAGCAAGGAAACCTTCGAGACCATCAACCCGGCGACCGGCGAAGTGATCGATACCGTCGCCAGTGGCGGCCAGGAAGAAATCAACGCTGCCGTTGCCGCCGCCAAGGCTGCCTTTCCGGGCTGGGCGGCAACGCCGGTCAAGGAGCGCGCCCGCCTGGTACGCCGCCTGGGCGAACTGATCGCCGCCAATGTCGAGCCGATCGCCGACATGGAAACCGCCGACTGCGGCCAGGTCACCAACCAGACCAAGCGCGTGCTGATTCCGCGCGCCTCGGACAACTTCAACTACTTCGCCGAGCTAATCCTGCACATGCATGGCGAAACCTACGATTCCGACACCGGCCACCTGAACTACACGCTGTGGCAGCCGGTCGGCGTCTGCGCGCTGATCTCGCCGTGGAACGTCCCGTTCATGACTGCCACCTGGAAGACCGCGCCCTGCCTGGCTTTCGGCAACACGGCCGTGATGAAGATGTCGGAGCTGTCGCCGCTGACCGCTAACCGCCTCGGCGAACTGGCCCTCGAAGCCGGCATCCCGGCTGGCGTCTTCAACGTCGTGCATGGTTTCGGCGACAAGGCCGGCGAACCGCTCGTCTCGCACCCGGATGTCCGCTCGATCTCCTTCACCGGCTCGACCGCCACCGGCAACCGCATCGTCAAGGCGGCCGGTCTCAAGAAGTTCTCGATGGAACTGGGCGGCAAGTCGCCCTTCGTCATCTTCGACGACGCCGACTATGAACGCGCGCTCGACGCCGCAATCTTCATGATCTTCTCGAACAACGGCGAACGCTGCACCGCTGGTTCGCGGATCATCGTCCAGGCCGGCATCTACGACAAGTTCGTCGCCGATTTCGCCGCCCGCGCCTCGCGCCTGGTGGTCGGCGACCCGATGGACCCGAACACGGTCATCGGCCCGATGATCTCCAAGGGCCACATGGACAAGGTCAATTACTACATCGAACTCGGTAAGCAGGAAGGCGCCAAGGTTGTCGCCGGTGGAGGCACGCCGGTGGTCGCCGACAAGTTTAAGAACGGTTTCTGGGTGCAGCCCACCGTCTTCGCCGATGTCGACAACAAGATGCGTATTGCCCAGGAAGAAATCTTCGGGCCGGTGCCCTGCATCATCCGCTTCAAGACCGAAGAGGAAGCTGTCGCCATCGCCAACGACACCATCTACGGCCTGTCGTCGTACTTGTGGACCAACAACACCGGCCGCGCCATCCGCCTGGCCAAGGCCATCGAGTCGGGCATGACCTTCGTCAACAGCCAGAACGTCCGCGACCTGCGCCAGCCGTTTGGTGGTTCGAAGGCCTCGGGTACTGGCCGCGAAGGCAACCACTACAGCTTCGAGGTGTTCTGCGAAGCAAAGAATATCGCCGTTTCGTACGGTAGCCACCACATCCCGCGCTGGGGCGTCTAA